The Deinococcus wulumuqiensis R12 genome has a window encoding:
- a CDS encoding NUDIX hydrolase translates to MSPLILPPQATQVGLAVDVAAFAMHAGELQVLLIRRGELPHAQTWALPGGFVQPGEELHEAALRELRTETSVSLEPRHLEQFFTFGEVGRDPRGRIVSVAHLAVLPHGTVQARAGGHTVGAEWLAAHTPPALAFDHQAILDRAIKRLQLRLEYANLALEFLPDTFTLPELQTVYEAIGHRELDKRNFRKRILAAGILTPCGERRSGVGRPAQLYRRAKGTRTAAL, encoded by the coding sequence ATGTCTCCCCTCATTCTTCCCCCGCAGGCCACCCAGGTGGGGCTGGCGGTGGACGTGGCGGCCTTCGCCATGCACGCGGGCGAGTTGCAGGTGCTGCTGATCCGGCGCGGCGAGTTGCCCCACGCCCAGACCTGGGCGCTGCCGGGCGGCTTCGTGCAGCCGGGCGAGGAACTTCACGAGGCGGCGCTGCGCGAACTGCGCACCGAAACGAGCGTCAGCCTGGAACCCCGGCACCTGGAGCAGTTTTTTACCTTCGGCGAGGTGGGCCGCGATCCGCGTGGGCGCATCGTCAGCGTGGCGCATCTGGCGGTGCTGCCACACGGCACGGTGCAGGCGCGGGCCGGGGGGCACACGGTGGGGGCCGAGTGGCTGGCCGCGCACACGCCCCCGGCGCTGGCGTTCGACCACCAGGCGATTCTGGACCGCGCCATCAAACGGCTGCAACTGCGACTCGAATACGCCAACCTCGCGCTCGAATTTCTGCCCGACACCTTTACCCTGCCCGAACTGCAAACGGTCTACGAGGCCATCGGGCACCGCGAACTCGACAAGCGCAACTTCCGCAAACGCATTCTGGCGGCCGGCATCCTGACCCCCTGCGGCGAGCGTCGCAGCGGCGTGGGCCGACCCGCTCAGCTCTACCGCCGCGCCAAGGGCACCCGCACGGCGGCGCTGTAG
- a CDS encoding amylo-alpha-1,6-glucosidase has translation MTSAPLNTVPANSAAGTPAPVTPGPVTSASAYTYGPQAARNPDLEVLLTDGQGGFAQSSLAGVPTRCYSGLVVSQQPPVSRFCHLVSPLERLEVGGESVDLHALEVAPGVFEGRGLDLLTGATVWDLLPEREQLWRGVWVRRHACMPQDSGALVLLYEVRSRQSVTLTLGGFFVDRDMHAVHTSAPRLHFTPHGSEVRVAGERSTRVTLHTRQDSAGRALGQPLIQALTPHPAPQRVYYRADAARGETTHDVTLGCPLWSVTLPPGGGEVALVVQGVTGPGMTGPGVTGPGVTGPGMTGPGTAQPAEFSDPWAAFEAERTRRRALAERAWQTTGVRDELVATLAVAADAYLVRRGAGRGEARGLSVIAGYPWFADWGRDAMIALSGLTLVTGRLEDARELLLTFLGQRRRGLIPNHFDESGRGAGYNTVDAPLWLAVALERYARTTGDALFVRQTLPALREMLGALVQGTDYGIGMDPADALLRAGEPGVQLTWMDVKIHDWVVTPRHGKPVEIQALWLAALGAELRLSQALGEPPRYAEVLERAHHSFKAQFWNHSADLTAAPTATLLGLGQLGTSLGGALSDALSGDFVLEDDLLRDSSSGALLTTAPSSAPTPVSGPLPGSLSGPGQAVTGGNGLGVGQRPGTAPAQPAVLADVVGAGGEQDLAVRPNAVIALALADTPVVDEQLDAVLAQTERELLTPVGLHTLSPHDPRYLGNYGGPQLLRDAAYHQGTVWPWPLASYVELLLSRGEINRARAALAGLTGHVWEAGIGHVSEVFSGDTLAPGGCPFQAWSVAELLRAHVLVSLSEMQVQEEARQRLAGQTQSR, from the coding sequence ATGACCTCTGCGCCCCTCAATACCGTGCCAGCCAACTCTGCCGCTGGTACACCCGCGCCTGTCACACCCGGACCCGTCACTTCGGCCTCGGCCTACACCTACGGGCCTCAGGCCGCCCGCAATCCCGACCTGGAGGTGCTGCTCACCGACGGTCAGGGGGGCTTTGCCCAGAGCAGCCTCGCCGGGGTGCCCACCCGCTGCTACTCGGGCCTGGTGGTGAGCCAGCAGCCGCCGGTGTCGCGCTTTTGCCACCTCGTTTCGCCGCTCGAACGGCTGGAGGTCGGCGGCGAAAGCGTGGACCTGCACGCGCTGGAGGTCGCGCCCGGCGTGTTCGAGGGCCGGGGCCTGGACCTGCTGACCGGGGCGACGGTCTGGGACCTGCTGCCCGAGCGTGAGCAGCTCTGGCGCGGGGTGTGGGTGCGGCGGCACGCCTGTATGCCGCAGGACTCGGGCGCCCTGGTGCTGCTCTACGAGGTCCGTTCGCGCCAGAGCGTGACCCTGACCCTCGGCGGGTTTTTCGTGGACCGCGACATGCACGCCGTTCATACGTCGGCCCCCCGCCTGCACTTCACGCCGCACGGGTCGGAGGTTCGGGTGGCCGGTGAGCGCAGCACCCGCGTCACGCTTCACACCCGGCAGGACTCGGCGGGCCGTGCCCTGGGCCAGCCGCTGATTCAGGCGCTCACGCCGCACCCGGCGCCGCAGCGGGTGTACTACCGCGCCGACGCCGCCCGGGGTGAGACGACGCACGACGTGACGCTGGGCTGCCCGCTGTGGTCGGTCACGCTGCCGCCGGGCGGGGGCGAGGTCGCGCTGGTGGTGCAGGGCGTGACTGGGCCGGGCATGACGGGGCCGGGCGTGACCGGGCCGGGCGTAACGGGGCCGGGCATGACGGGGCCGGGCACGGCGCAGCCCGCTGAGTTTTCCGACCCCTGGGCCGCTTTCGAGGCCGAGCGGACCCGTCGCCGGGCGCTGGCGGAGCGGGCCTGGCAGACCACCGGCGTGCGTGACGAACTGGTGGCGACGCTGGCGGTGGCCGCCGACGCCTACCTCGTTCGGCGCGGTGCCGGGCGCGGGGAAGCACGCGGCCTGAGCGTCATCGCCGGGTATCCCTGGTTCGCCGACTGGGGGCGCGACGCCATGATCGCCCTGTCAGGCCTGACGCTGGTGACGGGCCGACTGGAAGACGCCCGCGAGTTGCTGCTGACCTTTCTGGGCCAGCGGCGCCGGGGGCTGATTCCCAACCATTTCGACGAATCCGGGCGCGGCGCCGGGTACAACACGGTGGACGCCCCGCTGTGGCTGGCGGTGGCACTCGAACGTTATGCCCGCACCACCGGGGACGCGCTGTTCGTGCGTCAGACGCTGCCCGCGCTGCGTGAGATGCTCGGCGCTCTGGTGCAGGGCACCGACTACGGCATCGGCATGGACCCCGCCGACGCGCTGCTGCGGGCCGGGGAACCGGGCGTGCAGCTGACCTGGATGGACGTCAAGATTCACGACTGGGTGGTCACCCCGCGTCACGGCAAGCCGGTGGAGATTCAGGCGCTGTGGCTCGCGGCGCTGGGGGCCGAGCTGCGGCTGTCGCAGGCCCTGGGCGAGCCGCCGCGCTACGCCGAGGTGCTCGAACGCGCCCACCACTCGTTCAAGGCGCAGTTCTGGAACCACTCGGCGGACCTGACCGCCGCCCCCACCGCCACGCTGCTGGGCCTGGGACAGCTCGGCACCTCGCTCGGCGGGGCGCTGAGTGACGCCCTGAGCGGCGACTTCGTGCTGGAAGACGACCTGCTGCGCGATTCGTCGTCGGGTGCCCTGCTGACCACCGCCCCCTCCTCGGCGCCCACTCCCGTGTCCGGGCCACTCCCTGGGTCACTCTCCGGGCCAGGCCAGGCCGTGACCGGGGGCAACGGGCTGGGCGTAGGCCAGCGCCCCGGCACGGCCCCTGCTCAGCCAGCGGTGCTCGCCGACGTGGTGGGCGCGGGGGGCGAACAGGACCTCGCCGTGCGGCCCAACGCGGTCATCGCGCTGGCGCTGGCCGACACCCCGGTGGTGGACGAGCAGCTCGACGCGGTGCTGGCGCAGACCGAGCGCGAACTGCTCACCCCGGTGGGCCTGCACACCCTCTCGCCGCACGACCCGCGTTATCTGGGCAACTACGGCGGCCCGCAACTGCTGCGCGACGCCGCCTACCACCAGGGAACGGTGTGGCCCTGGCCGCTGGCGTCCTATGTCGAGCTGCTGCTTTCACGGGGCGAAATCAACCGCGCCCGCGCCGCGCTCGCCGGGCTGACCGGGCACGTCTGGGAAGCGGGCATCGGGCACGTTTCGGAGGTGTTCAGCGGCGACACGCTCGCGCCGGGCGGCTGTCCCTTTCAGGCCTGGAGCGTGGCCGAACTGCTGCGGGCGCACGTGCTGGTCAGCCTCAGTGAGATGCAGGTGCAGGAAGAAGCCCGCCAGAGGCTCGCCGGGCAGACCCAGAGCCGATAA
- a CDS encoding FUN14 domain-containing protein, which translates to MSTPVDDPAGQVASGFQSLLPDIGLGGLLGVAAGYAVRVVGRVALLVIGLAFILVQLLAHFGIVTVDWLQLQTLTEPWFRQGREGLGEWFSRVFLANLPFAGSFAVGFLLGLRMR; encoded by the coding sequence GTGAGCACCCCCGTCGACGACCCCGCTGGCCAGGTGGCCTCCGGATTTCAGAGCCTGCTGCCCGACATCGGCCTCGGGGGGCTGCTGGGCGTGGCGGCGGGCTACGCCGTCCGGGTGGTGGGCCGCGTGGCCCTCTTGGTCATCGGCCTCGCGTTTATCCTCGTGCAGCTTCTGGCGCACTTCGGCATCGTCACGGTGGACTGGCTGCAACTTCAGACGCTGACCGAACCCTGGTTTCGCCAGGGCCGCGAAGGACTGGGAGAATGGTTTTCGCGCGTGTTTCTCGCCAACCTGCCCTTTGCCGGGTCGTTCGCGGTGGGGTTTTTGCTGGGCCTGCGGATGAGGTAA
- a CDS encoding SDR family oxidoreductase, giving the protein MTQTAANRPADPATTFRPDLLAGKHALITGGGSGINLGIAQSFAAHGCAVTILGRNLEKAQNAAKGIVDAGGRAMGVSADVRDFAALETAVAAATAEFGDFDIVLAGAAGNFPAPVDGISPNGFKTVVDIDLLGTYNTIKAAAPRLKVPGGNILSISAYGVPVPMQAHVVAAKAGVDALTQTLAVEWGLRGVRVNAIIPGPIDGTEGMARLAPDEKARAAFTRTVPLGRFGVPQDIANAALFLVSDAASYVTGVILPVDGGQNMLGGAPQYQMYLQMQAAQEKAAQEKAAHTDSD; this is encoded by the coding sequence ATGACCCAGACTGCTGCCAACCGCCCCGCCGACCCCGCCACCACCTTTCGCCCTGACCTGCTCGCGGGCAAGCACGCGCTGATTACCGGGGGTGGCAGCGGCATCAACCTCGGCATCGCCCAGAGTTTCGCCGCCCACGGCTGCGCGGTGACCATCCTGGGGCGCAACCTGGAAAAGGCGCAGAACGCCGCAAAAGGCATCGTGGACGCGGGCGGGCGGGCCATGGGCGTCAGTGCCGACGTGCGCGACTTTGCCGCGCTGGAAACCGCCGTGGCTGCGGCCACCGCCGAATTCGGTGACTTCGACATCGTGCTGGCGGGGGCAGCGGGCAACTTTCCCGCGCCCGTGGACGGCATCAGCCCCAACGGGTTCAAGACGGTGGTGGACATCGACCTGCTCGGCACCTACAACACCATCAAGGCCGCCGCGCCGCGCCTGAAGGTGCCGGGGGGCAACATCCTGAGCATCAGCGCCTACGGGGTGCCGGTGCCGATGCAGGCGCACGTGGTCGCCGCCAAAGCGGGGGTGGACGCCCTGACCCAGACCCTTGCGGTGGAGTGGGGGCTGCGCGGGGTGCGCGTCAACGCGATTATTCCCGGTCCCATCGACGGCACCGAGGGCATGGCCCGCCTCGCTCCCGACGAAAAGGCCCGCGCCGCGTTTACCCGCACCGTGCCGCTGGGCCGCTTCGGTGTGCCGCAGGACATCGCCAACGCCGCGCTGTTTCTGGTCAGCGACGCCGCGAGCTACGTGACCGGCGTGATCTTGCCCGTAGACGGCGGCCAGAACATGCTCGGCGGGGCGCCGCAGTACCAGATGTACCTCCAGATGCAGGCGGCCCAGGAGAAGGCGGCCCAGGAGAAGGCGGCTCATACGGATTCCGATTGA
- a CDS encoding zinc metallopeptidase, whose protein sequence is MDMFAFMGPYGPLILLIFVASMLIQGYLSSTYRKWGNIRNPRNLTGAEVARMMLDENGLHNVPVEMVPGQLSDHYDPRQKVVRLSESTYGVPSIGAIAVAAHEVGHAVQDKVRMPALVLRGQMAVPLSLGMNLAPLLLMVGVVIKMSGLIWLGAVLFGAALLFHLVTLPVEFDASRRALQYLKERGISGGGEAQAGAQKVLTAAALTYVAGFAMALAQFLNVLGIARSSDD, encoded by the coding sequence ATGGACATGTTCGCTTTCATGGGGCCTTACGGCCCACTGATTCTGCTTATTTTCGTCGCCTCGATGCTGATTCAGGGCTACCTGAGCAGCACCTACAGGAAGTGGGGCAACATTCGCAACCCCCGCAACCTGACCGGCGCCGAAGTCGCCCGGATGATGCTGGACGAAAACGGCCTGCACAACGTCCCGGTCGAGATGGTGCCGGGGCAGCTCAGCGACCACTACGACCCGCGCCAGAAGGTGGTGCGGCTGTCCGAATCCACCTACGGCGTGCCCAGCATCGGCGCGATAGCGGTGGCGGCTCACGAGGTCGGTCACGCCGTGCAGGACAAGGTGCGGATGCCCGCGCTGGTGCTGCGCGGCCAGATGGCCGTGCCGCTCAGCCTCGGTATGAACCTCGCGCCGCTGCTCCTGATGGTCGGCGTGGTCATCAAGATGTCGGGCCTCATCTGGCTGGGTGCGGTCCTGTTCGGCGCGGCGCTGCTGTTTCACCTCGTGACCCTGCCGGTAGAGTTCGACGCCAGCCGCCGGGCGCTTCAGTACCTCAAGGAGCGCGGCATCAGCGGCGGCGGCGAAGCCCAGGCCGGAGCGCAGAAGGTGCTCACTGCCGCCGCCCTGACCTACGTGGCGGGCTTTGCGATGGCGCTGGCGCAGTTCCTGAACGTGCTGGGCATCGCCCGCAGCAGCGACGACTGA
- a CDS encoding aminotransferase class IV: MFSLPPNLQTPAALHGASAFTTVRVQGGAALLWPEHWARLSGTCAVLGLPDPASELPAFPPGLHLLRVTVTDDGTFHSVRPLNPGPRPAGGVSVVLTDWQTHPQLAAHKTGNYLPYRLAGAQAQAAGAFEGWLTDAGGFLTDGSRTSPVLEIAGQELGGRLVVPVGGLPGTTRSLWLAGQPHTERPVHVSELPQVTRAWICGAGVGVVPVSELNGRALPVHWPAVTHPALGWPE, encoded by the coding sequence GTGTTTTCCCTCCCTCCCAACCTCCAGACGCCCGCTGCCCTGCACGGCGCTTCCGCCTTCACCACTGTCCGCGTTCAGGGCGGCGCGGCGCTGCTCTGGCCCGAACACTGGGCGCGGCTGTCCGGGACTTGCGCGGTTCTGGGGCTGCCTGACCCCGCTTCCGAACTTCCTGCCTTTCCCCCCGGCCTGCACCTGCTGCGTGTCACCGTGACCGACGACGGCACCTTTCACAGTGTCCGGCCCCTGAACCCCGGCCCCCGGCCCGCAGGCGGCGTGTCCGTCGTTCTCACCGACTGGCAGACGCACCCCCAGCTCGCCGCGCACAAGACCGGGAATTACCTGCCCTACCGACTGGCGGGGGCGCAGGCACAGGCGGCGGGGGCCTTCGAGGGGTGGCTGACGGACGCGGGCGGGTTTCTGACCGACGGCTCGCGCACCTCGCCTGTGTTGGAGATTGCTGGGCAGGAACTCGGTGGGCGGCTGGTGGTGCCTGTGGGCGGACTGCCGGGAACCACACGCTCTCTCTGGCTGGCCGGGCAACCCCACACCGAGCGGCCCGTTCACGTCTCCGAACTGCCGCAGGTCACGCGGGCCTGGATCTGCGGGGCGGGGGTGGGGGTGGTGCCGGTTTCCGAACTGAATGGGCGAGCGTTGCCGGTTCACTGGCCCGCCGTCACCCATCCGGCGCTGGGGTGGCCGGAATAA
- a CDS encoding M48 family metallopeptidase: MTTPTPTPSPSRPPTHLPPAAPLTGVIEGVYFDGRSSRDRVATLRVLRGGEDLAVLRVQAEGDAAGSEQQWPLRALHFDPPLPGVRRVVKLPDGGRFETVDDAAITALEAAGGRNRGPRGVRRLESNWPLTLGAVATLGLFVWGFLTYGLPAVARSAAAATPRSVLASFDRSATEVLDNGSFMGQTRLGAARQRQLQQGFRDVTRWAGGGYPYRLLLRDGEPEGSMGAIGTNAFALPGGTVVMTDQLVRLARDDRELLGVLAHEAGHVTGRHSLSGIYQGLGLTLLTTAVTGDLVSASTFAAAVPTWLLKNGYSRQAETQSDEVAGRFLMERYGTTKPLRDVLARLDTEDAEADENSVTQDDPGSFLQTHPGTAERIRHLREIEQNWGKKR; this comes from the coding sequence ATGACCACGCCCACGCCGACCCCCTCACCGTCCCGCCCGCCGACCCATCTGCCCCCCGCGGCCCCCCTCACCGGGGTCATCGAAGGCGTGTACTTCGATGGGCGCAGCAGCCGGGACCGGGTCGCCACCTTGCGGGTGCTGCGCGGCGGTGAAGACCTGGCGGTGCTGCGCGTGCAGGCGGAAGGCGACGCGGCGGGCAGCGAGCAGCAGTGGCCGCTGCGGGCCTTGCACTTCGACCCCCCGCTGCCGGGGGTGCGCCGGGTGGTCAAGTTGCCGGACGGGGGCCGCTTCGAAACGGTCGATGACGCGGCCATCACGGCGCTGGAAGCCGCCGGAGGACGCAACCGGGGCCCGCGTGGGGTGCGGCGCCTGGAATCCAACTGGCCGCTGACCCTGGGGGCGGTAGCGACCCTGGGGCTGTTCGTGTGGGGCTTTCTGACCTACGGCCTGCCTGCCGTGGCCCGCAGCGCCGCCGCCGCCACCCCGCGTTCCGTGCTCGCATCTTTTGACCGCAGCGCCACCGAAGTGCTCGACAACGGCAGCTTCATGGGCCAGACCCGCCTCGGCGCGGCCCGGCAGCGGCAGTTGCAACAGGGCTTTCGGGACGTGACCCGCTGGGCCGGGGGCGGCTACCCGTACCGCCTGCTGCTGCGCGACGGCGAGCCGGAAGGCAGCATGGGCGCAATCGGCACCAACGCCTTCGCGCTGCCCGGCGGCACGGTGGTGATGACCGACCAACTCGTCAGGCTCGCCCGCGACGACCGCGAACTGCTGGGCGTCCTGGCGCACGAAGCCGGGCACGTCACCGGGCGCCACAGCCTGTCGGGGATCTATCAGGGGCTGGGGCTGACGCTGCTGACCACGGCCGTGACCGGCGACCTCGTGAGCGCCAGCACCTTTGCGGCAGCGGTCCCCACCTGGCTGCTCAAAAACGGGTACTCACGCCAGGCCGAAACCCAGTCCGACGAGGTGGCGGGCCGCTTTCTGATGGAGCGCTACGGCACCACCAAGCCCCTGCGCGACGTGCTGGCCCGGCTGGACACCGAGGACGCGGAGGCCGACGAAAACAGCGTCACCCAGGACGACCCCGGCTCCTTCTTGCAGACCCACCCCGGCACCGCCGAGCGCATCCGGCACCTGCGCGAAATCGAGCAGAACTGGGGCAAGAAACGCTGA